TGTGGCTGCCCCGTGTCCACCTGAACATCGGCAGCTCTCCCCAAGGCCTCCCTTGCCTGTCTAGCCCTGCCCCTCAGCAGATCACCCTCTCAGCCCAGCTGGAATGCCTTTTCCAGGTTTTAGGGTCAAATGTCTTGTCTCTCTGCTTAAAATGTCTAAGTGGATTAGTTCATCTTTTCTGGTACCCTCTGGATCAAGCTTTTCCTCTCTGACTTTATAGCACCAAttcccctccccaacacacataGTCACAACAGATGCACACCACCACAGTATCGCACTGATAGCAGGCTGGCAGTCACATTCATGTCCATGCCTGAGCTGGTATGGGCATCTGGAAATGTGCACTCCCCACCTTCTGGAGGCATGGTTCAGGGCTTCGGGCTTCTCCAGTGCTAGGTGCCACCCCAAACTCGCCCTATCAAGTCCTCCTATATGTGCCCACATGGCTACACTGAATGGTAGCCTGTCTTCACCTCCTGGACTGTGCTCCTATGTGGCACCTGGACCACTTTCAAAGTGAGGAACTCAGTGTTTCTTACAGATGAAAGGAAGCCTTTGTTTCCCCTCAAGTGTTCAGATATGACACCAGTGCTAATAGTCTATTGTGATTGTTTTTGCTCAGCCTCCACTGATTCGGTCCCATCTCTCCTGTCTAGTGTTAAGCATCCATGGCATTCAAGAAGAAGATCCCTCCAATGCTCAGCTCATGAGGTTGGATAACATGCTGCTGGCTGAGGGTGTATCCAGGCCGGAGAGGCGAGGAAGAGGAGGATCGGCGGCAGCGGCCAACACAGCAACACCAGGTGGCTGTCCAAATGACAATAGCCTTGAGCACTCTGACTACAGGGCCAAGCTGTCCCAGATCCGACAGATTTACCACTCTGAGCTAGAGAAATATGAACAGGTGATCTTTCTGCAtggaagagtttttatcatgtgAATGCGCATTTGTCAAAGCAAAACATGGAACGCTAACCACCTTTCTTTTGTGGCACAGACCAGAGAGTACATGCACTTGGTCTCACAGCAGAGGTGGCCAATTTTGCTGGAAACCCTTTGCATTCACTTCTTAATAGCCAGCCTGTGTGGGAGCTGCAGGGGGCGGCAGGTGGCTGGTCCCACATGGAGTCCCGAACCCACCGGCTGGGTGGTCACAGGCTGGCATGTATGTTCCCACCCCAGGCTTGCCGTGAGTTTACCACACATGTCACCAACCTTCTCCGGGAGCAAAGCAGGATGAGGCCCGTCTCACCCAAGGAGATTGAGCGCATGGTCGGTGTCATCCACGGCAAGTTCAATGCCATCCAGATGCAGCTGAAGCAGAGCACCTGCGAGGCTGTGATGACCCTGCGTTCACGGTTCCTCGATGCCAGGTCAGGCCCTACGTGCTTCCCGTGACCCTAGGGTTGTCTCTTAAGAAGAACCGAATTGCTGCTGGTTTGGGTTTAAGTTCTGGGGGCTTCCCAGCCTGTCCTGGGGCTCCAGCTGTGACCAGGGGTGCAGCCCTCACACAGCTTCTTGAGAGGCAATCAGAAGTGCTGACtttggcacacctgggtggctcagtcagttaagcatctgccttcggctctggtaattatatcagggtcctgggatcaagcacaacatcaggctccttgttcagtgggtgatctgcttttccctctccctctgctcctcccccctggctgtgcacgcactctctctttctctctctaataaataaaatcttaataaaaaaataaaagtgctgacCTCTAGGAAATCACAGACGGGGACACAGGGACGTTATGAGAGGCCGGTGCACATACTGCCTGAGGCTGTCCGTCTTTGCAGGCGCAAGCGGCGGAACTTCAGCAAGCAGGCCACGGAAGTGCTGAATGAGTATTTTTACTCCCATCTGAGCAACCCTTATCCCAGTGAAGAAGCCAAAGAAGAGCTGGCCAGGAAGGGCGGCATCACAGTCTCCCAGGTGATGGGCCTCCCTGAATGTAGGAGGGGGAGAAGCTTGTGTCCAATGAGGAGGACACCCAGGGAAGTTCATTAACTGTATGGACTCGGACAGAGTGTGAAGTCCCTGAGGCAAGCACCAGTGGCACGTGGAGTGTGGCCCTCGTCACACTTGTATCACAAGGATGTTCTGTGTTGCATAAGGAAGGTTAGCATATTAGcataagagaagaaagagaacttgGAACAAAATTAGGACTTGAAATGATAGACCAGCTCTTGTGCCAAAGAACTGGTTCAGCTATCCTGGGAGAGGCCTGGATGTACACATGCTTGATTGTTTCTCCAGTGGCCCAGAGTGTGTGACCAGGGTTATACAATGTCAGGCAACATCTGGCTCCACATGAGGAGCAGTGGTACAGATTGCAGATGGGACCCGAACAGCCTTGGGAGAGCCTGGTAGCCTGGTCCTCCAGTGTCCTCAGTGGAGCTGGGGGCGAGAGAGGTGGAGCTGAGGGGACAACCCAAGAAACATCTTAGACGGTTTCAAGGTGGGAATGGTGAGGACGGGCAGCTCAGGAGCTCCAATCAGGGTCAGgctgcacccccagcccctggcagcagAGCTGACTGGCGCTAATGCTAGCTCGCTGGATCTTGCCACCAGCTCCAAGGAAGCCCCCTCCTCCAGCTGTACAGTCGGAGGGGCTGAGATTCCAGCCCAATCTGGCTGCCTCCAGAGCCCATGCCCTTAGCCAGAGCTCTCTACCCTGGCCCAGGCCAAGTCCAGGCTGCAACTTCATGATAAGGGGCACGCAGGAACCTGTAGGGTCCCACAGGCAGAAGAACCTGCAGGTGTCCTGGTCACATCTGACTTCACTCACCCTGGAACTGCTCTGGCATCCCCAGCACCAAGGCCAGAGCTGAAGGAAGGTGCACACCTCACGAGCTTCAGGGCCACACAGAAGCATGAGGTGTGGCGCTTGCTGGTCACCTTGTGCTGTCTTCTGAAGAACAGCCAGATTCAGTTCAAGGCCCAGAGCCTATGGAAAGCAGATGGGTCTTGGGTCTAGACTTCATCGAACAGAGGGTCACTTGCAAAcaaaagtttgaaaagcactagCCACATCCCAGTGACTCCCCCTCTGTGGTAGTGCCCTAAGATGCCCACCCACACACACCAACCAGCAGCAGAATTCTGTGCTGGGAGCCCCTCCCCAGTGTGGTGCATCCACCAGGTCTCAGGACAGCCTGAAGTGGCTAACAGTGGAGGGGAGATTCTGAATTTAAGGTACAGATGTGCAAGCTGTGAGGTTCACCTAAGGAAAAGGTAATGGGGGCACCCTTAGGGCAAGGGGTGTCACAAATAAGGCCACAGACGTTTTCAAGCTAGAATCAGCTGCAGCTGCAGGCTGAGGAGGCCCGAGGGAGAAAGGGGCAGGTTGCTGAGCCACAGATGAGGTGACAGGCAGAACCTCGGCAGCAGCCGCAGCAGGCTCAGCTGGAAGGGCCAGAGGGATTGGGTGGGGGTGGCCAGTGGCTCCAGGCCACACCGGCCGAGAGAATATCTGAGAGCCTGCTTGAGGTGCCCATGTTGAGGTGTTCCCCGTGGAGAGGGTGGACACTgctcttccccagcccctgggtcCCCCATCTGTCCAGAACAGGGCCAGCCTCCCACACACAGAAAAGCTCGCTCTCTGCCCTCCTAAAATGACAGTTAATATGGAAAACTGCTTGCTGCCATTCCTCTGCAAACTCAGTTCCACAAAGACATTCTAGCACATTCCTTGTAGGTGGGAGCCAAGTGCTGCTCTGGCTGCCCTCACACCCCGGGGGCAGGCACAAGGAGACCCGGTGTGAGGGGCAGGGAGCGCACATAAGGGCTTTTTCTTTTCGCGGTTAACATGCAGAGGATAATGTGGAGCACTTGGGTAGggacattaaataaatacattttcaagagAGAAAAGGTCATCAAAACCCTGCCACCGTCactcaactgtttttttttctgttcattgaCCCACACGTATTTCACTGCAGGGCCCCAGGCCTTAGTCTGGGGTATTGAAGTGTTTCCAGTCATGGCTGTCTCCACAGGAAGGTGCTGGTCAGGGGCTGACAGATTCTGACCCCAGGGGAAATTTTCACTGTCATAACCCTTGGGTGGGGCGCTACTGGCATCTAGTCGGGGGAGATGCTGCTCAGCACCCCACAGCGTCCAGGACAGCCCTGAGGTAGAGAATGACCCCGGGGAGAAGCACTGGTCAGTCCTGGTGCAGATTTGGAGTCAGCTGGGCTCGGCCCGCTCAGCCCTGGGCTTCTCCACCTGCCGAGCCTGCTTGCTTGTAGATTGGCTGTGACAGCAGCTGCCCCAGCTGCTCCGAGCACTAGACAGGCACTTAGCTCAGTGTTCAGCTCCTCTCCACTGCCTGCCAGTTCGTCCACCTGTGTCATCCTTTGATAAGTTGTGGATCAATGTGATCTTTCCTTAGACTGAATTCCCAGGAGTGGAGTTACCGGGTCCCCAGGGAGGCGTGTCTCCCTGGGTCTCACTTTCCCTAAAGAACAATCTGGAATCTAATCTGTTTCTGCCCCTGCAGGAAGAGGAACAGTGCTCCTCTTTCCACATGTCAGACATCCTGTTTCCTTCCAGCTCCTTCCCATCCCTGTTCCAGCAGCACGTGGTAGGACAGGCCGGCTCTGGGGTGACCTCCACCCACTGCAGCCATTTCCCTGTGTCCATGGTTCAATCAGTGCCAGCTTCTCCGTCCCAGCCTCTCACCCGGCCCCAGGGCTGCTTGTTGCCACTCAGGGATGTCCCTCCTGGGCAGTGGGAGCACAGGCATCTCAGAGAGAGCCCACCATATGTTCATGTTACCTCATTACTGGGTTAGCTTTTCCAGCGACTTCTTTCTCTGTGGTGTCCACAGGTCTCCAACTGGTTCGGCAACAAAAGAATTCGGTATAAAAAGAACATGGGGAAGTTTCAAGAAGAGGCTACCATTTATACTACTAAAATGGCAGTCGACACCACCAAAGTCGGGGGCCTGAGGAGCCAGGCTAGCTGCCCATCAACACCCAGCTCTGGTGAGTGactgcccagcccagggcctgtccTCCACACATAGGCATGCCGCTGAGCTGCGCAGGAAGGGATAAGAGGGGCCGGGGCTGCCAGAGACCTCTGTGGAGCAGATGCCGGCAGGAGCTGCATTCCTGGCTGAGGGGCTAGTAGATCCCACCTGAGGAGCCTCTGTAACTTTTGGAGCTGGAACACTAGTCCTGATACCTCACACCCCTTCTAGGTTCCTCTGATCCCTTCCCACTGACCAGTGCCGGGGATGCACTTATCACCCTACAGACACTGGCCTCTCTCCGCCGTACTCCTGCAGGAGGCAGCTTGCGGTCCCAGGTGAGTCTCAAAGCACAATCCAAGGATGCCCTGGGGTCCCTGCTTCAGTGTTGGGGCAGAGACTCAGAGACAAAGTGGGTAGGGGGTCCTGGGAATGGGCCATCTTGCCAGCTACCTCTCAGCCTCCCCAAGGCTCTCTCAGGAATCCCAGCAATGAAGAAGGGCCCACTGGATACTCAGTCCATTGCCTTGATGACTGCAGGTTGGCTAAGCTGCCTCTGGGACCCGACTCTGTGGGGCCCACTTTGCAAAGACATGTTCCTTTCACTCCCAGCCCCAGGACTCAGGAAGTCACGGTAGCTGCTGAGCTGTTGGGAAGGAGCCCTCCTTCCCAGCGGGCATCTGTAcctggagggggtgggaggggacagacaGACAAGGCCCTGACCCTTGGGACTTGGAGCCCTACTAGGCTCAGACCTCCACCACATCAgtgccttggccttggccttggccttgtCACCCACCTAGGGCCCAGCTGGGTCAGAGTGAACATCCATTTTGGTGGCTGGGAAAATGAGCCGGGGATCATAAGCATCTCAGACATGCCCTCTGGAACTTTCTCAGGGTATTGGGCTAGCCAGGATTAGGGGCCCCATCCCTCTCTTGGCCCTGgtgcctccccagctccctgctgtCACAAGGGCCTGGCCCACCCACAGGGCCATCCTGAAGAGGCTGTGAGCACAGTTGTGAGGTATCTTATAGGTTCAAGGCTGTGTGGCATCTGGCAAGGCCTTAGCAGACCTTTTCCTTCACACAAGTGTAGCCTACAGTGCCAGGTGACCCCCACTGATTTACCCCCTAATTGGTACAGGGACTGGATGCCTCCTGGTGCCATTTGGCAGGACCTGGCACAGGGTCCTGCATGTCCTGTCACCACAGTAACCCCACAGCCCCATAATGAGCACCTGGGCAGAGCGGGGAGCTCTGTGGCTGGCTCAGTGCCTCAGGTGTAGCGGGTGTGAGTATGAGAGTGGGGAGCTGATAGACAAGCTCCGTCCTTACCCCTAGAACCAGCCCAGGAGATCTGGAGTCTCGTGGCTTCCTTGGACCAGGAGGCAGGTCCTATCCACCCAGCAGAGTAAGTGGGAATGTCCTTGGTCTGGTGTGGACGCCCCACCTgtgctggggtgggtggggcacAGATGCTTTTTTAAGAGGGCAGACCCCGAGGGCGGAGGCCACCTGGCCAGAAGCCATGGCCTCCACTCTGCGCCCAAGGAacatctgggctgccctctggCTGCCAGTCCCACACCTGGATACTAGCCTGTCACCTGTCAGTCCTGTGAATGGACCCCCTCTCCCTTCACCACTCATGGCCTCCTTCCTGGAACACAGGCCTGTGGGTGTTCGAGGGCACAGTGACCCCCTGAGGCTGGTGCTCATCCCAGCTGCTGTCAGACTGATGGGCAGGGTGCCCCGTGTCACGGATGAGGCGGCCCCCTCAGGAAGCCAGTGGTCCGCTGATCCAGTCACCTGACACTGGCCTCTGAAGCGCAGGCACTGGGGCAGCACCAGGGGACACGTGGCGAGGAAGGagctgtggtggggaggggcagggggcagggtctACGGCCTGGTGGGGTCAGATGAGGTAGAGGAtgcaggcaggaggcctcagcctGTCAGGGAAAGTGCTAGAGAGAGGAAGGTGAGGAAGAACTTGTGTGATCGCCGCCAACTTAGCAGGGACCCAGCAAGCCCTCAGGGTCACGTGGAGGGTATGACATCTGGGACCACTGGGCTTGGAAGCCGCCCTCCGGGCACATGTCAGGAAGCAGAATGGCCCTGCTCTCGTGGGCTGCAAACAGGACTCACCACAGAGCAGACCACTCGCAAAGAGCCGCTTCCAGTGGTGTTTTCCACTACAGTGGGTGGGGAGATCCCATGGGCAAACATCCCAAGGCTGCGTGTACCTGCTACTGTCCTTGCACGGCAGACAGAGTCCCCGTGCCTGGGGACCATGGCTGCTACTCTTCTGGCTGCGCAGCCAGACCAGCGTCCAGCCAGGTCCTGAAGCCCCTTCCGGCTCTATCATCAGCTCCAGGCCAGACCAGGCTGCCTCCCGCTCAGAGTGTGGAGAAGCCTCggctgctgggatccctgggtggcgcagcggtttggcgcctgcctttagcccagggcgcgatcctggagacccaggatcgaatcccacgtcgggctcccggtgcatggagcctgcttctccctctgcctatgtctctgcctctctctctctctctctgtgactatcataaataaataaaaaaaaaaaaaaaaaaaaaaaaagaagcctcggCTGCACCACGATGCCACATCTGTCCTTGACCAGAGCCTCGTCGGGTGGCCAGTGGAGGCCATTCCGGCTGGGGAAGCTCGCCCATGTCAGGGGTCAGGCAGTGAGGCCAGCTGTGACCCAGGAGGGCCCCACAGTCCCTCCgctggctcctggctcctctcCTTGTTTCTCGGTTCATCTCAGTTCATGGCCTTCTGACCCCCAGTCTCTGTCTTTACAGGCCAAGGGTGGCTGGCAGGGAGCCGCGCCCCCGGTGTCCACCGCTTCGCCCACTGGAGACCCCAGCAGCGTCCACTCAGACGCATCTAATTAAGGTTTGGAGTCGACCAGAAAAGCGGACCGGGTGGCCTGCAGTGGTTTGCAGGCACCCGAGTCTTTGCTGCGCGTGCAGCTGATTACCTCAAAGACCCAGAACCGCAGCAGGTGGCAGGCGCCATCCATTGCTTGCCAGCTGGGATCTGAAATGGGCTGAGATGCTGCTCATTTTCTcaattcagttcatttttttaatagtaattttatGATAAGACTGTGAATTGTTTCTTCTAGGACTTGTCACAAATTCTCCCATTAAAATTTTGGACTTATTTTCATGTCAATGTTGGTCATATCAGGTTTGTTTCAGCGACCGCTGGCCGAGCAGGGTGGGTCAGAGTGTGGATCTGGCCGCTCCTGGGGTCCCTCGTGGGTCTGCTCCCCCAGGGGCTGCCTTCCCCGCTCTCTTCTGTTGTTTCCTTCCATATGTTGTGAGCTCCAGATTTTACTGGGGATGggtttgatgttttttttttttctgttaacataAGTTCTACCATCCTCCAATGACCTGTCAATACACTCCCCGAGCGAGAGCGAGTGAGCGCTGTGTCGGTGCAGCGCTGAGGGCCTCGGCATTAACCCCCCTCATTCCTGGGTGACCTCCCGGCTGCCCCAGTTCCTCCTCTGCTGGCGTCTTCAGATGGGCCCTGCCGCCTCCTCCCACCCTGTCTAGGCCCtggcccctcctcccttctccagaGGCCACCAGTGCCTGCCAGTTCCCAGGCCatcccacccagatgccctgtgaCAGGCTGTGATGTGTCCCAGCTACATGTCCCTACTTTGAACGCCCTGCTGTTCTCCGCATGGTGCAGCTTGGGGGGGCCACCACCTCCATGGCTGCCAGGATTTTCCTCCAGCCAATGAAGCGCCATGGCAGGAGCCCCTCGGCCTCAGCGCTTGGTGTCTGTCCCTGGCTGCGGCTGCTCAGGTGCCAGCTGGGGACCAACCCAGCACTGCCTGCTGCGGGTATTTCTCCTCACAAGGCTCCATGTGGGTTTTCTGTCGTTTGCATCCATACAGTGGCAGCTgactccctccccctgcctgagATGCCTGTCCTCAGATCTGGCCTGTTCTCAGTTCCTgcagcctgcctcctggctcCCCGCAGCCCAGGATTCACTGGCAGACCAGGGCCCTGCTCTAGTGAGATTACAttccagagaaaaaaagaataaacatgagCAGAAGTCTGGGGGTGGGCTCAGGGCCCACCTCCTGGAGAAGGTGCCTTTCTCccctttgagaaagagagggaggcagtgcTCAAGAGCAcagtgatgggggaggggcagagagagggagaagcaggctccctgctgagcaggaagcccaacaccaggctcatcccaggaccccaggatcatggcctgaactgaaggcagacactgagccacccaagtgcccctcctctttctttttaaaatcgtGGCAAgatgggactcctggatggctcggcTGTTAAGCtctgctcagggagtgatcctggagttcaggaatcgagtcccacccacattgggctccctgaggggaacctgcttctccctctacctatgtctctgcctctctctctctctctctctgtgtctctcatgaataaatatatttttaaaaaattgtagtaaaatatatatataacataaaacttttcattttaaccattaaAGACTCCAGTGGCACGGATTACATTCACAATGTGTTGTG
The nucleotide sequence above comes from Canis aureus isolate CA01 chromosome 19, VMU_Caureus_v.1.0, whole genome shotgun sequence. Encoded proteins:
- the PBX4 gene encoding pre-B-cell leukemia transcription factor 4 isoform X3; translated protein: MVTVLSGDPYSTPDVLGEQLKKTCLSSSCSACWNDRKHALNCHRMKPALFSVLCEIKEKTVLSIHGIQEEDPSNAQLMRLDNMLLAEGVSRPERRGRGGSAAAANTATPGGCPNDNSLEHSDYRAKLSQIRQIYHSELEKYEQACREFTTHVTNLLREQSRMRPVSPKEIERMVGVIHGKFNAIQMQLKQSTCEAVMTLRSRFLDARRKRRNFSKQATEVLNEYFYSHLSNPYPSEEAKEELARKGGITVSQVSNWFGNKRIRYKKNMGKFQEEATIYTTKMAVDTTKVGGLRSQASCPSTPSSGSSDPFPLTSAGDALITLQTLASLRRTPAGGSLRSQAKGGWQGAAPPVSTASPTGDPSSVHSDASN
- the PBX4 gene encoding pre-B-cell leukemia transcription factor 4 isoform X4, which translates into the protein MESPPRPQRPAPPPPAPRRPPPGPPPGPDTGEVLQQIMAITDQSLEEAQARKHALNCHRMKPALFSVLCEIKEKTVLSIHGIQEEDPSNAQLMRLDNMLLAEGVSRPERRGRGGSAAAANTATPGGCPNDNSLEHSDYRAKLSQIRQIYHSELEKYEQACREFTTHVTNLLREQSRMRPVSPKEIERMVGVIHGKFNAIQMQLKQSTCEAVMTLRSRFLDARRKRRNFSKQATEVLNEYFYSHLSNPYPSEEAKEELARKGGITVSQVSNWFGNKRIRYKKNMGKFQEEATIYTTKMAVDTTKVGGLRSQASCPSTPSSGQGWLAGSRAPGVHRFAHWRPQQRPLRRI
- the PBX4 gene encoding pre-B-cell leukemia transcription factor 4 isoform X2 yields the protein MESPPRPQRPAPPPPAPRRPPPGPPPGPDTGEVLQQIMAITDQSLEEAQARKHALNCHRMKPALFSVLCEIKEKTVLSIHGIQEEDPSNAQLMRLDNMLLAEGVSRPERRGRGGSAAAANTATPGGCPNDNSLEHSDYRAKLSQIRQIYHSELEKYEQEQSRMRPVSPKEIERMVGVIHGKFNAIQMQLKQSTCEAVMTLRSRFLDARRKRRNFSKQATEVLNEYFYSHLSNPYPSEEAKEELARKGGITVSQVSNWFGNKRIRYKKNMGKFQEEATIYTTKMAVDTTKVGGLRSQASCPSTPSSGSSDPFPLTSAGDALITLQTLASLRRTPAGGSLRSQAKGGWQGAAPPVSTASPTGDPSSVHSDASN
- the PBX4 gene encoding pre-B-cell leukemia transcription factor 4 isoform X1, which encodes MESPPRPQRPAPPPPAPRRPPPGPPPGPDTGEVLQQIMAITDQSLEEAQARKHALNCHRMKPALFSVLCEIKEKTVLSIHGIQEEDPSNAQLMRLDNMLLAEGVSRPERRGRGGSAAAANTATPGGCPNDNSLEHSDYRAKLSQIRQIYHSELEKYEQACREFTTHVTNLLREQSRMRPVSPKEIERMVGVIHGKFNAIQMQLKQSTCEAVMTLRSRFLDARRKRRNFSKQATEVLNEYFYSHLSNPYPSEEAKEELARKGGITVSQVSNWFGNKRIRYKKNMGKFQEEATIYTTKMAVDTTKVGGLRSQASCPSTPSSGSSDPFPLTSAGDALITLQTLASLRRTPAGGSLRSQAKGGWQGAAPPVSTASPTGDPSSVHSDASN